In Populus nigra chromosome 1, ddPopNigr1.1, whole genome shotgun sequence, one genomic interval encodes:
- the LOC133705181 gene encoding protein SRG1-like: MASKPSSLGSSLLVPCVQELAKDPLVAVPPRYIRYHQEHPIIASHDPVSEVPVIDMQRLLDQETMDSELGRLHFACKTWGFFQLVNHCVSSSLLDKMKTQLQDFFNLPMEEKKKFWQYPGEIEGFGQAFVVSEEQKLDWGDLFFMVTQPANLRKPHLFPKLPLPFRDTLESYSLEVKNLASAILEQMGKALNIKAEEMRDFTEGIRQSMRMNYYPQCPQPEQVIGLTPHSDATGLTILLQVNEVEGLQLRKDGKWVPIKPLPNAFVVNVGDILEIVTNGAYRSIEHRATVNSKKERLSIASFHSPRFDGKVCPAPSLVTEQTPALFKEVTVKEYFKGLFSRELVGKSYLDTLRIQDGQA, encoded by the exons ATGGCATCCAAACCATCAAGTCTTGGAAGCTCCCTTCTTGTGCCCTGTGTTCAAGAATTGGCCAAGGATCCTTTGGTCGCTGTTCCACCAAGATACATCCGTTATCACCAAGAACATCCCATCATTGCTAGTCATGATCCGGTATCTGAGGTTCCAGTTATTGATATGCAGAGATTACTTGATCAAGAAACGATGGATTCTGAATTGGGCCGCCTCCATTTCGCTTGCAAAACATGGGGTTTCTTCCAG ttgGTAAACCATTGTGTAAGCTCTTCATTGTTAGACAAAATGAAGACACAACTTCAGGATTTCTTCAACCTCCCAatggaggaaaagaaaaagttcTGGCAGTATCCAGGAGAAATAGAGGGTTTTGGACAAGCTTTTGTTGTATCTGAGGAGCAAAAGCTTGATTGGGGCGATCTGTTCTTCATGGTCACCCAGCCAGCTAATTTAAGAAAGCCTCACCTATTCCCAAAACTCCCTCTTCCTTTCAG AGACACCTTGGAGAGCTACTCCCTGGAAGTGAAAAATCTAGCGTCTGCTATTCTTGAACAGATGGGAAAAGCTTTAAACATTAAAGCTGAAGAAATGAGAGACTTCACAGAGGGCATAAGACAATCAATGAGGATGAACTATTATCCGCAGTGTCCTCAACCAGAGCAAGTTATTGGCCTTACACCTCATTCTGATGCCACCGGTCTCACAATTCTCCTACAAGTTAATGAAGTGGAAGGCCTGCAGTTAAGGAAGGATGGGAAGTGGGTTCCCATAAAGCCACTCCCAAATGCTTTTGTTGTCAATGTTGGAGACATTTTGGAG ATTGTAACCAATGGTGCATATCGTAGCATCGAGCATCGTGCAACAGTAAACTCTAAGAAGGAAAGACTTTCAATTGCTTCATTCCATTCCCCGAGGTTTGATGGCAAAGTATGCCCAGCTCCTAGCTTGGTAACCGAACAAACACCAGCATTGTTTAAAGAAGTTACAGTTAAAGAGTACTTCAAGGGCCTGTTTTCTCGTGAGCTTGTTGGAAAATCTTATCTTGATACATTGAGAATACAAGATGGTCAAGCCTAA
- the LOC133704977 gene encoding uncharacterized protein LOC133704977, with protein MASNDDFISAVGDPGMRRDGLRVAIEAWNQCNEVGEEAVNMGSPRMADCFDVDHSTSSGEKCLVSLHLCAVTYYEYNFLYMVAKLFSFLLSMILDEVNLIHKVSEDENRLGLLNGTYGKIKARSYDSYAPKKQLYLGNKCQVKDYPKPWQFWMIMLKSGNMDTLAARCPENGKKSEPFAPESRFPCFGEGCMNMPKIYHNYTGVHGNNTLRGSFYGTWDLDANIKSGVVDNSISYFNVTWQKELGKGSWVFHFYLKTSSKYPWLMLYLRSDATKGFSGGYHYQTRGMSKIVPKSPNFKVKFKLNITQGGGPGSQFYLMDIGSCWKNDGSPCNGDVRSDVTRYSEMIINPGTESWCSPEKVAGCPPYHTFPNGTRVHRTNNASFPFDAYHMYCAPGNALHLEEPYNLCDAYSNPQPQEILQIIPHPVWGDYGYPAKKGEGWIGDPRSWELDVGRLSQSLDFYQDPGTKPVERHWPSIDLGTEIYISNDQVAEWTVSDFDILVPKEQIH; from the exons ATGGCTAGCAATGATGATTTTATATCAGCTGTTGGTGATCCAGGGATGCGAAGGGATGGCCTTAGGGTGGCAATTGAGGCATGGAATCAGTGCAATGAGGTTGGAGAAGAAGCTGTCAACATGGGAAGTCCAAGAATGGCAGATTGCTTTGATGTTGACCATTCTACATCATCTGGTGAGAAATGTTTAGTTTCTCTGCATCTTTGCGCTGTTACTTATTATGAATACAATTTCTTA TATATGGTTGCTAAgctcttttcctttcttctttccaTGATTCTTGATGAAGTCAACTTAATTCACAAGGTGAGTGAGGATGAGAACAGGCTGGGCTTATTGAATGGTACCTACGGAAAAATAAAGGCCAGAAGTTATGACAGTTATGCGCCTAAGAAGCAGCTGTACTTGGGTAACAAATGCCAAGTAAAGGACTATCCGAAACCATGGCAATTCTGGATGATCATGCTCAAGAGTGGTAACATGGACACTTTAGCTGCTAGATGCCCCGAAAATGGTAAGAAATCAGAACCCTTTGCACCGGAATCTCGTTTTCCATGCTTTGGAGAAGGGTGCATGAACATGCCCAAGATTTACCATAATTATACCGGTGTGCATGGAAACAATACCTTGAGAGGAAGTTTTTATGGGACTTGGGATTTGGATGCTAATATCAAGAGTGGAGTTGTCGACAACAGCATCTCTTATTTCAATGTCACTTGGCAAAAGGAGTTAGGGAAAGGAAGCTGGGTCTTTCATTTCTACTTGAAGACATCCTCAAAGTATCCATGGTTGATGCTGTACCTAAGATCGGATGCCACCAAAGGATTCTCCGGTGGTTATCACTACCAAACAAGGGGCATGTCAAAAATA GTGCCAAAGTCACCAAACTTCAAAGTAAAATTCAAGCTAAACATTACACAAGGAGGTGGACCAGGAAGCCAGTTCTACCTGATGGACATTGGGAGCTGTTGGAAAAACGATGGCAGTCCTTGCAATGGGGATGTGAGATCAGATGTCACTAGATACAGTGAGATGATCATAAATCCCGGAACAGAATCATGGTGCTCACCGGAGAAAGTCGCCGGTTGCCCGCCTTATCACACGTTTCCTAATGGAACAAGAGTTCATAGGACAAACAATGCCAGCTTCCCCTTCGATGCATATCACATGTACTGTGCTCCTGGCAATGCTCTGCACCTTGAGGAGCCCTATAATTTATGTGACGCATACAGCAATCCTCAACCCCAGGAAATATTGCAAATCATTCCTCACCCTGTGTGGGGTGATTATGGGTACCCCGCAAAGAAGGGTGAGGGTTGGATTGGGGATCCAAGAAGTTGGGAACTTGATGTTGGGAGACTATCTCAATCACTTGACTTCTACCAG GATCCGGGTACAAAACCTGTAGAGAGACACTGGCCATCCATCGACTTGGGAACTGAAATATACATAAGCAATGATCAAGTTGCTGAATGGACTGTTAGTGACTTCGACATTCTCGTACCAAAAGAACAGATTCACTGA